A single region of the Raphanus sativus cultivar WK10039 chromosome 1, ASM80110v3, whole genome shotgun sequence genome encodes:
- the LOC130496884 gene encoding uncharacterized protein LOC130496884, which yields MITNPDCLLARVLLGKYCHKTSLLKVKPSKGASHRWTGILAGRDLLISQLGRVIGDGTEIKVWQDSWISTSAHCIPFGPIKEGDSDLRVSDLLGRGTCEWNKDMVTSILPDFAEDIFKLKPSKTGARDSYIWYAANSRHYSTKSGYAAAMSDRSQNSIPKLQLFLWKATKGALPTGDNLRKRGMLLNTNCIHCGMVETTKHIFLHCPFARQVWSLIPIATDFDSMLIHSFTDALTAAANWQCLPPCGITGDLFSWVCWNIWTSRNKLLFEKRPASTLLMMTKALSDAREWTIAQGSAVKPSLTTQIQRRPPSLPPDTVICNTDAAWKAETSAAGLAWIFDSLTPLLISSGHQHHHQVPSAIMAEALAVRGALSHALHLGISKVWLRSDSLSLIRAIESISKPMQLYGILSDIVSLSSSFSFCFFSFIPRVENGLTDNLAKACLSNVITSWA from the exons ATGATAACCAATCCCGACTGTCTGCTAGCTCGAGTTCTCCTTGGGAAGTACTGTCATAAAACCTCCCTTTTAAAAGTGAAGCCTTCGAAAGGAGCTTCACACAGATGGACAGGTATCCTGGCAGGCCGTGATCTTCTCATCTCTCAACTGGGAAGAGTAATAGGAGACGGAACAGAAATAAAGGTGTGGCAAGACTCCTGGATTTCAACCTCTGCTCACTGTATCCCGTTTGGGCCTATAAAGGAAGGGGATAGCGATCTTCGTGTGTCTGACCTACTTGGACGAGGAACCTGCGAGTGGAACAAGGATATGGTTACTAGTATCTTGCCAGATTTTGCTGAGGATATTTTTAAACTGAAGCCTAGTAAAACAGGAGCTAGAGATTCTTACATCTGGTATGCGGCAAACTCAAGACACTACTCGACGAAATCAGGCTATGCAGCTGCAATGTCGGACCGATCTCAGAACAGCA TCCCCAAGCTGCAACTCTTCCTCTGGAAGGCAACTAAAGGGGCTCTGCCAACGGGTGATAATCTCCGGAAGAGAGGAATGCTGCTGAACACTAATTGCATCCATTGTGGAATGGTGGAAACGACAAAACACATCTTTCTCCATTGCCCCTTCGCTAGGCAAGTTTGGAGTCTGATACCAATAGCAACAGATTTTGACTCCATGCTCATCCACTCCTTCACCGACGCTTTGACGGCTGCTGCAAACTGGCAATGTCTACCACCGTGTGGTATCACCGGAGATCTCTTCTCGTGGGTGTGCTGGAACATTTGGACCTCAAGAAACAAACTGCTCTTTGAAAAACGCCCAGCCTCAACTCTGCTGATGATGACCAAAGCTCTTTCTGATGCAAGGGAATGGACTATCGCGCAAGGCTCGGCGGTGAAACCTTCGCTAACAACTCAGATCCAGAGAAGACCACCGTCGCTTCCCCCTGATACGGTGATATGCAACACGGATGCGGCTTGGAAGGCAGAGACTTCAGCTGCGGGTCTTGCTTGGATCTTCGACTCCCTCACTCCCCTGCTGATCTCGTCTGGCCACCAACATCATCATCAGGTCCCGTCGGCGATCATGGCTGAAGCCCTAGCGGTTAGGGGAGCTCTTTCTCACGCCCTTCACCTTGGCATCTCAAAAGTCTGGCTCCGATCAGACTCCTTATCGCTCATCAGAGCAATTGAATCGATCTCCAAGCCGATGCAGCTCTACGGAATTTTATCGGACATCGTTTcgctttcttcttccttctcgtTTTGCTTCTTTTCCTTTATTCCTAGAGTTGAGAATGGGCTTACAGACAATCTAGCCAAAGCCTGTCTCTCAAATGTTATCACTTCTTGGGCCTGA
- the LOC108844349 gene encoding WAT1-related protein At1g21890 gives MESEKMWGSLMNRVKPYLAMISMQFGYAGMYIITMVSLKHGMNHYILAVYRHAIATAVIAPFALFHERKIRPKMTFRIFLQIALLGFIEPVLDQNLYYVGMTYTSATFASATANVLPAITFVLAIIFRLESVNFKKVRSIAKVVGTVITVSGALLMTLYKGPIIDFIKFGGGGGGDDGAGGGSHGGAASADLDKHWIPGTLMLLGRTFGWAGFFILQSFTLKKYPAELSLTALICLMGTLEGTAVSLVTVRDLSAWKIGFDSNLFAAAYSGVICSGVAYYVQGVVMRERGPVFVATFNPLCVVITAALGVVVLSESIHLGSVIGTIFIIVGLYTVVWGKGKDKRMSDDDEISKGLPVKSPVKPVEAGEPDMKSREGQETNKATQLEI, from the exons atGGAGAGTGAGAAAATGTGGGGAAGCTTAATGAATAGAGTGAAACCATACTTGGCAATGATATCTATGCAATTTGGTTATGCCGGTATGTACATAATCACCATGGTGTCTCTTAAGCATGGCATGAACCATTACATCCTAGCTGTTTATCGTCATGCAATCGCCACCGCCGTCATCGCTCCGTTTGCTCTTTTCCATGAAAG GAAAATAAGGCCGAAAATGACGTTCCGAATATTCCTACAAATTGCGCTTCTCGGATTTATTGA GCCGGTGCTCGATCAGAATCTCTACTACGTCGGGATGACTTACACATCAGCAACTTTCGCTTCTGCTACCGCCAATGTCCTTCCCGCCATCACCTTTGTCTTGGCCATTATTTTCAg ATTAGAAAGCGTTAACTTTAAGAAGGTACGAAGCATAGCCAAAGTTGTCGGGACAGTAATTACAGTCTCCGGAGCACTTCTCATGACTCTCTACAAAGGTCCAATCATTGACTTTATAAAATTCGGCGGTGGCGGAGGCGGAGATGACGGTGCAGGAGGAGGATCCCACGGTGGTGCAGCATCGGCGGATTTGGACAAACACTGGATCCCGGGTACACTTATGTTGTTGGGAAGAACTTTTGGTTGGGCTGGTTTCTTCATCCTACAA TCGTTTACCCTGAAGAAGTACCCAGCTGAGCTATCATTGACGGCGTTAATATGTTTAATGGGAACGTTAGAAGGAACCGCCGTCTCATTGGTAACGGTCCGTGACCTGAGCGCTTGGAAAATCGGCTTCGACTCCAATCTCTTCGCCGCCGCTTACTcc GGGGTGATATGTTCGGGAGTGGCGTATTACGTGCAAGGAGTAGTGATGAGAGAAAGAGGACCAGTTTTCGTTGCGACATTTAATCCTCTTTGTGTCGTGATAACTGCAGCTCTTGGTGTTGTTGTCTTGTCTGAAAGTATTCATCTCGGAAG TGTGATTGGGACGATATTTATAATCGTGGGCCTATACACGGTTGTCTGGGGTAAAGGCAAAGACAAGAGAATGAGTGATGATGACGAAATCAGCAAAGGGCTTCCGGTTAAGAGTCCGGTTAAACCGGTGGAAGCCGGAGAACCGGATATGAAATCAAGGGAAGGTCAGGAGACTAATAAGGCTACTCAACTTGAAATTTGA